AGTTGCGCCCAAGCCATCGAGCTCAGGCATTTGCAGGTCCATAAAAACGAGATCGAAATCTTCAGCTTCCATCGCGGACAAAGCTTCCCTTCCATTGTTCGCAACTGTGATATCTGAATATCCCTCACGTTCCAGTACCAGCTTCAGCAACTTCTGATTGGTCACATTATCCTCCGCTACGAGAATCCTGAGCGGAAACTCGAACGACAGCAAACTTCGAGACTCCTCGATCGGCTCGGATTCTCGCTTATTTGGGGATTTCTTACCGATTAAACTCAATATCCCTTCCAGAATGTCATTGGGTTTTGCGGGGCTCCTAACCACCTCAGTCCCTTCCCCCCAGCGCGACCAATCAGATTCGCCTTTAATTGGAGCGATAACTAGAAGCTTCGCATCTACACTGGCCTTCCGCGCAAGATCTGCAGCCATCGTATCCACCACATGGATTTTTTTCGACGAGCTATCAAAACTGACAGGCAAGTCTCCCTCTTCTACCGAAGCGCCCCAAGCATTTAATTGATGCAATAACGTTTCCCTACAAAGTGATCGCGTGGTGGACAAGCGAACTTGCAGCCCCTCGGGCAATCCCCAGTAGCTCAGCTCTTCCGCGATTCGAAGGCTTGTGCTAAAGCGGAAAGTCGAGCCCACCCCGATCTCGCTATCCACACCAATTGTTCCCCCCATGAGGTGCACAAGGCTTTTGCAAATTGCCAATCCTAGCCCTGTGCCACCAAATCGTCTGGAGATTGAGGAATCCGCTTGCGTGAAGGAATCGAACATTCCCTCGAGCCTATCCTTCGGGATACCTATCCCAGAGTCTTTGACCTCAACATAGAGACTAATTTTCTCCTTTTTGAGACTGCATGTCACGGAAATGCCAATACCTCCCTGAGAGGTAAACTTTATGGCATTGCTGAGCAGATTCAGGAGCACTTGCCTGAATCGTACCGAATCCCCGGATACTAACTTCGGCACGCTCGGATCCATAAACAAGCAAATCTCTATATCTTTCTCAGCGCATTGAAATCCAAATACATCCAATATACTCTCTATCGCCTGATGCAAATCGAACTCGTGAACGTCTAGCTCCAGTTCACCGGCTTCAATCTTCGAAAAATCAAGCACATCGTTAATTACGCCTAACAAGCTCTCACCACTGCTGAGAATCGACTCCGTATAGTCGCGTTGCTGTTCAGTCTGGTCTAGTTCGATAAGCAGATTGCTCATACCGATTATAGCATTCAACGGCGTGCGAATCTCATGGCTCATATTCGCCAGAAATTCGCTTTTGTGACGGTTTGCCGCTTCCGCTTCGTCCCGAGCTCTTCTTAGGTTTCGTTGAGCTTCCTCGGCTAGATTGACCAGTTCTTTTAACTTGTTGTTCTTTTCGGTTAGCTCCGCGGAGCTAAGAGTCATGGCACGTTCCATCAAACGGCGATCGTCATCAAATTGTTGATACGCCTGATCAACAGCATCTACGAAAGCTTGCAAGTTTTCGGGTACATCGCCCTCGATACCCAAGTGCTTTCTCAGCTGCCTTTGCAGCAGTCTATGCATTTTCTCCCCCCATTTCCTTGAAGATCGTGATACTAATGCTCTGGTTGTGCAATTGGCAACGGGACTCCATGTCTAAAGGACCGATCTCCCCATAGGAATAAAAACCTGCCAGGGGCGGATCTCCCAGCACGGACAGCACCTCTTCAAGCTCCTCTTCCACTCTTTGTCCCAGCACGAGCCTTCGGGCTACACAACTTACGCAGAGCGCGAAATCCGGTTTTTCACCCTCGTTGACAACCACGTTGGCAGCCCTGTTCGCTCCCTCAATCAGATCGTCTATGAAGCCTCGCATGAGACGAACCTTAGCTCCTTGAGGTATATCGCTGGCAAAAGTTACGCTCTGTCGTTTTTCATCCATCGATAAGATGGTCCGCACCACCGGCCCCTCGTCTTCGTTTACCACCAACGAAAGCGGGAATTTTAACGCCGATGCCGGCAGTCCCGCCGCTTGCTCGCCGAGGTAGCGTTTGTAAATGTCTAGGGCAGACTCTCCATCGACTCCAAAAAGCACTTTACCCTCCGAATGAGACACCGTGCGCTCAGGGCCAAACGGATGCCATCCACCTCCTGAACTGCACCTAACCTGGAGAGCCGTCCCATAAAAGCCGATCCCCACAATCCTCCCAGAGACGGGATTTTCGTCGAGTCCGATCCACGTTTCCTGAAACCGTGTTCCGTCGCCCGCTATCCCACCTGATAACGAAACATCCGCTCCCAATTCATCTCGAAAACCGAGCACCAACTGCGCTCCATTCACAGTTTGCCCGTCAGAGAAAAGCAGGACGTGCACAAGATCTTCTCTATACAAGGCTTTCGCTAAATGCTGGCCAGCCACTCGCGAATCAGCAAATTCCGTCGAATCAACCTGATGTCCAAGTACCTCCGTCTCTTCAAAATGCAGAGCGGTCGCGCAAAGGGAATCATCAGTTACCGCCGCTCCCGAAATCGTTCCTGATGTTGAGCAAGAAGCGATCAAGGAATCTGGAAATAGATCCTGCAGGTCGCCTATTGCCTTTTCGTCGAAACACCTGCGCTCGCCAAATACCAAAATCAGTTGAGGGTCCGTTGAGACAAACGAGAACTTCTCTGAATTCGAGTCCCAAGCCTGGCCGGGAAGACGCATTAAGGTGTTAACAAACATAACTGAAAATTAGGGTGTAGGCCTTAATTTCGGATCAATAGGCTACCGACAGATTCAAGTTCCAATTTGGTTAGCATAAAACTCTAATCATCTGATAGGTAACGAGTTTTAGAACAGGATCAACTTAAGGGCCTAATCGTACTCTAGTATAAACACCGCAGAAAGCCACCCTTGGAGTCCGTTTAATTCAATTTTTAGAGTTTCCCGGGCATATTCCTCTAAAAGTCGACCACAAACCTAGCTAAGCATCCACTATACTGCTTGCGGGCGGCCACCAGGATCCGAAGTATGGATCTCGGATGTCCCACACTCAGACCGAATCCAAAAGTCTTTTGGCCCTGGCAATCACGGGTCTTGTTTGCTGGGGGTTCGCTCTTTACCTACCCTTGAGCCAAGTCTCCAAGTTCGGACTCATCAATTTGGGTCGCCTGATTTCCGTTGGGGAATCCTTTCGTAACAACGGCCAGCACATACTCGCATTGGTAACCGACCTGACCATCGTGGTATTCCCAACGTTGCTATTCCTGCTTTTGCCAATCATCGTAATCTCCCAGAATCGAACCTCCCCCGTGCCCGGAGCACGCTTCGCCTTCAGTATTTGCGCCGCAGGCAAGGAATGGGCCATGCCGGAAGTTCTGATGCTCTCGGCACTCGTGGCCTTTATCAAGTTAGGCGACCTCGCCACAGCTGAATTCGATACTGGTTTCTACTTTCTTTTGGC
This genomic interval from Pelagicoccus albus contains the following:
- a CDS encoding ATP-binding protein; the encoded protein is MHRLLQRQLRKHLGIEGDVPENLQAFVDAVDQAYQQFDDDRRLMERAMTLSSAELTEKNNKLKELVNLAEEAQRNLRRARDEAEAANRHKSEFLANMSHEIRTPLNAIIGMSNLLIELDQTEQQRDYTESILSSGESLLGVINDVLDFSKIEAGELELDVHEFDLHQAIESILDVFGFQCAEKDIEICLFMDPSVPKLVSGDSVRFRQVLLNLLSNAIKFTSQGGIGISVTCSLKKEKISLYVEVKDSGIGIPKDRLEGMFDSFTQADSSISRRFGGTGLGLAICKSLVHLMGGTIGVDSEIGVGSTFRFSTSLRIAEELSYWGLPEGLQVRLSTTRSLCRETLLHQLNAWGASVEEGDLPVSFDSSSKKIHVVDTMAADLARKASVDAKLLVIAPIKGESDWSRWGEGTEVVRSPAKPNDILEGILSLIGKKSPNKRESEPIEESRSLLSFEFPLRILVAEDNVTNQKLLKLVLEREGYSDITVANNGREALSAMEAEDFDLVFMDLQMPELDGLGATVEIRKRIPIDQPPYILALTANASKKDLETSIEVGMHGFLTKPIRKKALLSSIVEAHNWLVNARKS
- a CDS encoding FIST signal transduction protein; its protein translation is MFVNTLMRLPGQAWDSNSEKFSFVSTDPQLILVFGERRCFDEKAIGDLQDLFPDSLIASCSTSGTISGAAVTDDSLCATALHFEETEVLGHQVDSTEFADSRVAGQHLAKALYREDLVHVLLFSDGQTVNGAQLVLGFRDELGADVSLSGGIAGDGTRFQETWIGLDENPVSGRIVGIGFYGTALQVRCSSGGGWHPFGPERTVSHSEGKVLFGVDGESALDIYKRYLGEQAAGLPASALKFPLSLVVNEDEGPVVRTILSMDEKRQSVTFASDIPQGAKVRLMRGFIDDLIEGANRAANVVVNEGEKPDFALCVSCVARRLVLGQRVEEELEEVLSVLGDPPLAGFYSYGEIGPLDMESRCQLHNQSISITIFKEMGGENA